The genomic segment TTACAATTTGCTCGCCTAGCTAGGTAGGCGGCATATGGCTATATGCAAGCGTGTTTTGCGTAGCTGGCATTATCCGTGTTGCTGCACGAATAATGTCGCCGTCTTTAGTTTAGGCTTATTACATATTCACTCCTTAAAATCATTCATCATTTCAAGTCAAGACAACGTTTATTCATTTATTTTTTATTTTAACCTGCCACAATATCTAATTCATTTTCAATAATTTGATGGTTTTCATCTTTATGAAACGAGCCATCTGCATTATGCCAATGCACCGCAGGCAATTCTTCCCCCGTTTGTTCAACAACCAATAACTTACCGAATGGGCTTTGATAAACCACTTCAGCAAGGTTGCCGTTGCGTAGTGTTACTGTACCTTTTGTAGCCTCATAGCTACGTTGTTTAAGTAAGTAACCTTCTAACTCCAATAATGCCGCCAACTGATTAGGACTAAACCGCCAACCATTTTCATTGCCGAAAATAGCGTTAAAGCACCATTCCGAGCAGAAATATTTACTGCGTTTTTGCTTGATGCCAAATACCACGCCAAGCGCACCAATAAAGTCATATTTTTTACCTAAAGTGCGGTTGAAATAGGCTTTAATTTGGTTTTCTGACACGTCATTAAGCGGAATGAGTGTCCACGTTTTAGCATCGCTCACGTCAATCCGTTTTACACGTACGCCACCTTCGCGTGGTGAACTGGAATAACAGTCATAAACCGTATCGCAGTCGTAACGGTCGGTAAAATTAATCTGTTTTTCTACGGCAATTTCGCAGTGAGAAAACTCGCCACGCGTAAATACACGCACCACAAAATCCGTCAATTTATCCAACAAATCACCACCATGACCTTTATACAAAGCCAGAAAAATTCTATTTTTCATCGTTCACCCCTTGCCAAAAGCCGGAAAAATCATAATCTTCTGGATTTTCTTCTTGCATCATCAGTGCAATGTGCATGGCACCGTTTTCATAACACTTCTCTTTATGGTTTTTGACGGCGTTCCATAAAATCTTAAACTCATCAAATGTGATTGATTTAAAGCTGTAATCTGAGAAGATCAACGTGTATTCGTTGTCTTTTCCGTTTAAGTCAAAATCGGCTTTCATTTGAACGTAATTCGATAGTGCGATTTCATCTGTATCGACTTTCTTTCCAAATTCAGGAATAAAAACCCCACCACTTAGGATTTCATTGCGTTTTGCAATGATTTTCTCACGCACGACTTCTTGCATTGTACGCTTGAAGTTTGCTTTTTCCACTTCGTCGAAAATCCATTTTATCCCGTTCCATTTATGAAATGACGTTGGTGCTTTTCCGCTACATTTTAAAACTCCATTTTCAGACCAAACTTCGCCACCACCTGTGATTGACTCTGATATGCTGTTAATTTCATCTTGATTTTTGACTAAATACCAGTTCTCACCTAAGACAACATCACCATTTTCTGCGATCTCAACATCATCAAAAACTTTTAAGTTAATATTGAATTTTTTTACCATGAACCACCTCCCATAATTTGAATATTTATTCCTACTTTCGCTCTGGCTGGTGCAAATACTTTAATTTGTGTTTGGCTTATCATTGTTGCACCATAGCTATACTTAGCTCCACCGTCATCTGAAACATTAATGATGGAATCCATTGTTATCGCTTCTGGAAGGTTTAAGATGATTTCCCCATTACGTGGAACTGTATTAGAAAATTTCATTTGAATAAGTTTCCAACCCGCTCTACGCACAACTTCTAGCCTTAATACTTTTGCTCCGACATAATGAGATGGATATATGGATTCAGTAATTAACTTGTCTGCTTTTAACCAAGACATTACCGCGTCTGGATTGTCACAAAACCGTGTGTAATTATCTGTTGAGTTGTTAATTCGGAACGCAATCGCACCTTGAATTCGACTCTCATTCTGATAAGTATTGCGAAAACATCGCGCATTTAAATCACCAGCACCGTCCGTTTTGACATAAGAATTGGCACCGCCAGAGCTGGAGAACTCTGTATCAAGTACGGTTGTTCCTGTTTTTTTGGGGAACATCACTTTATAAACAACGCTATCTTTAATTGCACCAACAACTGCCGCGAAGTAATTACCTGTGCTTGGCGCCGACTCCCATCTAACTTCTTGGTTTGCTGTGTTAAATGTACGAACTGATGAGTACTCTCCGTTTTTAATGATTAAATGACCACTCATCGTATCGCCTGATTTGGAAACGCGACCATTGGCATTGTTATTTGCAGTATTTGCTTGGTTGAGTGCTGTAGTACCTCGGTCGTAGGCAGACTTAACACCAGCCACGCTGGCTGGGACAGTATTGCTTGAATTGTTTACCGCGGCTGATAAATTACGTTCAGTCAAAAATGACGTCCAATCAGACCAGTTTACGCCATCATCGTTGCATCTAACTTTAATATCGCTTTCAGTATAGAAAATCATCTGTACTTTCTGATTTCCTACATCGAATTGCCACGCTTGCGCGTCAAATGCGCCTTGATTGTAATGTGGATGATTTTTAGTCGTTTCGGTGATAGCAAAGAACAACGTACCATTAGGCACGGTGTTCATATCGCCGTACCATTTATTTGTTGTTAGAATCGGATTGACGCTGTCCGCTTTAGTGTTTGCCTTGTTTAATGCTTCCACGCCTTTATCATAAGCGGTTTTAGCAGCAAAACTTGTTGCCACCGTATCCGAACTGTTGCTATTTACTGCATTTGATTTCTTACTGTTCGGAATGTAGTTCGCAAAAGAGCGGGTATTGCTGTCAATGAACCCTTTTAGAATTTTAATAACCTTAGCGGTTGCGCCTAAAGACTCACTATCACTATCATAACCTGAGTAAAGTGGACGTTCTTTCCCGATAATTACCTTAATCGCATCATAAATTTGAGTTTGTTTGGCTGGATCAGCTGTTAATTCTGCCTTGGCTAACAAATAGCGGATTTCAATGCCAAAATCACGCATATGTTCTTGGACGTTATTTAACCACGTATCATTAACACGCGTTCCTTGAGTGCCTGTTGAAGGATTGCCGTTATGAAATAAGCCATCTTCGCTATCAATTTTAGGTAATAAATCTCTCATATTCGTCTCGCTATGCTGTTGGATAGGCAAAATAACAGTAGGTATGCGCTGGTTTTAAATCTCTGAAAAATTCTTCTACTATAGGATCGCCGAATTCCACTAAATAATCGCCGGCAAAAGAAGAGCCGGCACGAAAGTACACGATATTACTGTCCGCATTTAATATGCTGACGCGCCACATAAATATTAAGTTTTCTGTCGGCTCATTTCTGAATTGAACGATATCGCCAGGATCAGGTAACTCATTTTTCAATGGGGAAAATTCAGTAATTTTAATTTGATAACCAATCCCTTCGGCAAGGCGGATAAAATAAGGAATAGAAAGCCCACCGACAGCGTTCAATTGAATAATGACTCGCTTCACGCGTTCGCTATAAGATTTAGTTAAATCTGTTTTTAATCCACACAATCGCTCCCAATCTGCAAGCATCGTGCTGCTTGTCTCGGGCTCAATGACATTAAGGGTTTCAATCGCTTTCTCTTGCAGTCTGTCAAATGCATTACCATCCACTTCACATTGAATTAAGAAGTTTTCTCCATTAACTTGATAAGCAACTGGCGGATATAACTGAGCGATAATGGATTTATGTTCGAATCGCATATTTACTCCAACAAACTGACATCAACTTGTCCTAAGCGGAACCACTCAATTTTGCTAGAGATATCCGCAATTTTATTAGCCGTTGGTTGTGTAATTTCTCGGTCAACCACCCCGATTAAATCACTCACAATGGCTTCGCATTGTGACAAAATTAAGTTATCAGCCGGACTCAATGTATTAAAATGTGTAGCCAATGCGGTTTTAATTTGAGATGTCATTTCACTTAAAGAGACATTATTCAACTTGACTTTAATATTAAAATCCACTCGCGTCACATCAGGCTTAACTACTTTACTTTCTTTTGCTGTCACCGGACGAACTTCATCAATATAAGCCTGACAACGCTGCACCGTCTCATCATTCGGCACGTCATTATTAGCGGTTATAGCAATATCGACCGTACCCAACCCACGGCGTAATGGATAAACATAAGCAGCATCTACACCGTCCACCTCTAACGCCCAGTTCTTATAATCGTATCGATTACCGCCTGCGGCAGGACGACGAATTTTTTCTAACAAACGCGCTAGTAAAGCCGCATCAGTTTCGATATCTGTACCGCCTATAACATCACTTAATGTTAATTCTGTTTGCACACCTTTAGACGTACTCATAAAATTAGCCGTCACTTGGTGAGTATTTGACGCGGTACCTGCTGTTAAAGCACGAACGGCAACTGTGGCAACACCTTCGGAGTTAATATCCGTACTTCCCGTCGTCACATAAAATAATCCCGTTGTACTTTTTATCTGCAACCCCGCACTAACAGTACTATTAGCTAATCCTTTGATGTGAGCATATCCAATGGCATGAGTCGCATTCTTACGTCTTAACCCACGTAATGCTGCATGTTTTTCTAAATACTCCGTATCCGCACTGTCAGGAAAGAATTGTTTAATAATCCATTTCTGGTGCGCATAAAGTCCTTCCGCAGCGGCAGCTAATGCGGATGCGCGAGCATAATTATCACTGTCAACACTAATATCCGCATCACTATCAAGACTTTGATAATCGCGTAAAATTGCGCGGCGAATATCATCAAAACTTGGCACCTTAAACA from the [Actinobacillus] rossii genome contains:
- a CDS encoding Uncharacterized homolog of phage Mu protein gp47, which produces MFKVPSFDDIRRAILRDYQSLDSDADISVDSDNYARASALAAAAEGLYAHQKWIIKQFFPDSADTEYLEKHAALRGLRRKNATHAIGYAHIKGLANSTVSAGLQIKSTTGLFYVTTGSTDINSEGVATVAVRALTAGTASNTHQVTANFMSTSKGVQTELTLSDVIGGTDIETDAALLARLLEKIRRPAAGGNRYDYKNWALEVDGVDAAYVYPLRRGLGTVDIAITANNDVPNDETVQRCQAYIDEVRPVTAKESKVVKPDVTRVDFNIKVKLNNVSLSEMTSQIKTALATHFNTLSPADNLILSQCEAIVSDLIGVVDREITQPTANKIADISSKIEWFRLGQVDVSLLE
- a CDS encoding Phage tail fibre repeat is translated as MRDLLPKIDSEDGLFHNGNPSTGTQGTRVNDTWLNNVQEHMRDFGIEIRYLLAKAELTADPAKQTQIYDAIKVIIGKERPLYSGYDSDSESLGATAKVIKILKGFIDSNTRSFANYIPNSKKSNAVNSNSSDTVATSFAAKTAYDKGVEALNKANTKADSVNPILTTNKWYGDMNTVPNGTLFFAITETTKNHPHYNQGAFDAQAWQFDVGNQKVQMIFYTESDIKVRCNDDGVNWSDWTSFLTERNLSAAVNNSSNTVPASVAGVKSAYDRGTTALNQANTANNNANGRVSKSGDTMSGHLIIKNGEYSSVRTFNTANQEVRWESAPSTGNYFAAVVGAIKDSVVYKVMFPKKTGTTVLDTEFSSSGGANSYVKTDGAGDLNARCFRNTYQNESRIQGAIAFRINNSTDNYTRFCDNPDAVMSWLKADKLITESIYPSHYVGAKVLRLEVVRRAGWKLIQMKFSNTVPRNGEIILNLPEAITMDSIINVSDDGGAKYSYGATMISQTQIKVFAPARAKVGINIQIMGGGSW